From one Paenibacillus sp. FSL K6-1330 genomic stretch:
- a CDS encoding OsmC family protein codes for MTTLNDYLAQKKAAAEALRSQAEQDPKPNTYSAKVQAKGRSGVREIRIRDFQIISDSPENYAGYSLGPSSPEIQLGVLGSCLTHITLIKAAERGISLESLEVEVTGQLHPLAGKPGYEDIPIYPHNIEYNIHIVSEESAETIAELHEVVERACPIYNLLKYPQSISGGLVHRSPASQPEGSSY; via the coding sequence ATGACTACATTAAATGATTATTTAGCACAAAAAAAAGCGGCGGCAGAGGCCCTGCGTTCTCAAGCGGAGCAAGACCCCAAGCCGAATACCTATTCGGCCAAGGTACAGGCGAAAGGCCGCAGCGGCGTTCGAGAAATACGTATACGCGACTTCCAAATTATCAGCGACAGCCCTGAGAATTATGCCGGATATAGCCTCGGTCCCTCATCACCTGAAATTCAGCTTGGTGTATTAGGCAGCTGCCTGACTCATATTACGTTGATTAAAGCTGCGGAACGGGGCATATCGCTGGAATCCCTTGAAGTCGAAGTCACGGGTCAGTTGCACCCGCTTGCTGGCAAACCGGGATACGAGGACATTCCCATATATCCGCATAATATCGAATATAACATTCACATCGTATCCGAAGAATCCGCCGAAACCATCGCCGAGCTTCATGAAGTGGTTGAGCGCGCATGCCCGATATACAACCTCCTAAAGTATCCGCAATCCATCTCCGGTGGATTAGTGCATCGCTCGCCTGCTAGCCAGCCAGAAGGTTCTTCCTATTAG
- a CDS encoding winged helix-turn-helix domain-containing protein has product MQPGNIFYSYGSLTLCHYASRIEPYAEADDEPSLHLYRLLRSLSEKSRLRILHFLRSEPRTFIEVIRHLGISKGITHDHIFNLRSAGLLNVHVVGETVSTYSLRVERVQQTEQGLFDYLGMPPSLLSNSVNEME; this is encoded by the coding sequence GTGCAGCCTGGCAATATCTTTTATTCGTACGGAAGCCTGACCCTCTGCCACTATGCATCCAGGATCGAGCCGTATGCTGAGGCAGACGATGAGCCGTCGCTTCATTTATACCGGCTTCTTCGCAGTCTGAGCGAGAAGAGCCGTTTGCGGATTCTGCACTTTTTGCGCAGCGAACCGCGTACTTTTATCGAAGTGATTCGACATCTTGGCATATCCAAAGGCATTACGCATGATCATATTTTCAATTTGCGCAGTGCGGGACTGCTCAACGTTCATGTCGTCGGAGAGACGGTATCGACCTATAGTTTACGAGTGGAACGAGTTCAACAAACCGAGCAGGGGCTGTTCGATTATTTGGGAATGCCCCCCAGCCTGTTATCCAATTCCGTCAATGAAATGGAATAA
- a CDS encoding ABC transporter ATP-binding protein, producing MSEALLEVRHLKKYFPITAGLLNRNVGHVKAVDDISLTIRAGETFGLVGESGSGKSTVGRTILRLHEKTSGDILYKGIPFHDLPKSEMRKLRPKMQLIFQDPYSSLNPRIRIGDAIGEALLEHDLAEKAEVRGQVLDVLEACGLSAYHYNRFPHEFSGGQRQRIGIARALVLNPDFIIADEPVSALDVSIQAQIINLFQKLQHNRGLTYLFISHDLSVVEHLCNRIGVMYLGSMMEMASRDEMFSRPLHPYTQALLSAIPVPVPRLKRERIVLKGDIPSPAQPPSGCKFHTRCPYALAQCKEVVPEFRNVGDDHYVACHLV from the coding sequence ATGAGTGAAGCATTGCTGGAAGTACGACATTTAAAAAAATATTTTCCCATTACCGCCGGGCTGCTTAATCGTAACGTCGGTCACGTCAAAGCGGTCGATGATATCAGTTTGACAATTCGGGCTGGAGAAACGTTCGGCCTGGTCGGCGAATCCGGCAGCGGCAAAAGCACGGTTGGGCGCACGATACTCCGGCTTCATGAGAAAACCAGCGGGGACATCCTGTACAAAGGTATCCCGTTTCACGACCTGCCCAAATCGGAGATGCGAAAGCTCAGGCCTAAAATGCAGCTTATCTTTCAGGACCCCTACAGCTCGCTTAACCCGCGTATCCGCATCGGAGACGCAATCGGCGAAGCGCTGCTTGAACACGATTTGGCCGAAAAAGCCGAGGTTCGTGGTCAGGTGCTGGATGTACTGGAAGCTTGCGGCCTGTCTGCCTATCACTACAATCGGTTTCCGCACGAGTTCTCAGGCGGCCAGCGGCAGCGGATCGGCATTGCCCGCGCTCTGGTGCTGAATCCTGATTTCATAATCGCCGATGAGCCGGTATCCGCGCTTGATGTGTCCATCCAGGCACAAATCATCAATTTGTTTCAAAAACTTCAGCATAATCGCGGATTAACCTATTTGTTCATTTCGCATGACTTAAGTGTCGTGGAGCATTTGTGCAATCGCATCGGGGTGATGTATCTCGGTTCCATGATGGAAATGGCTTCGCGTGACGAAATGTTCAGCCGTCCGCTGCATCCATATACCCAAGCATTGCTATCGGCGATCCCTGTCCCGGTACCGAGGCTGAAGCGGGAGAGGATCGTGCTCAAAGGGGACATTCCGAGTCCGGCTCAACCGCCTTCTGGCTGCAAGTTCCATACACGCTGCCCTTATGCCTTGGCGCAGTGTAAGGAAGTCGTTCCCGAGTTCCGCAACGTGGGGGATGATCATTACGTGGCATGTCATCTCGTTTGA